Proteins found in one Sorghum bicolor cultivar BTx623 chromosome 1, Sorghum_bicolor_NCBIv3, whole genome shotgun sequence genomic segment:
- the LOC8080417 gene encoding protein ELF4-LIKE 4, producing MEGGEATLSGFVGGGGGAGGSPGVDTKVLHAFQTSFVQVQTLLDQNRLLINEINQNHESKVPGDLSRNVGLIRELNNNIRRVVDLYADLSSLFAASDAGRAASEGGSVGTVRQAPGAGHKRIRSGLD from the coding sequence ATGGAGGGCGGCGAGGCGACGCTGTCGGGGTTCGTCGGCGGCGGGGGCGGTGCGGGGGGAAGCCCCGGCGTGGACACCAAGGTGCTGCACGCGTTCCAGACGAGCTTCGTGCAGGTGCAGACGCTGCTGGACCAGAACCGGCTGCTCATCAACGAGATCAACCAGAACCACGAGTCCAAGGTGCCCGGCGACCTCTCCCGCAACGTGGGCCTCATCAGGGAGCTCAACAACAACATCCGCCGCGTCGTCGACCTCTACGCCGACCTCTCCTCGCTCTTCGCCGCCTCCGACGCCGGCCGCGCCGCGTCCGAGGGCGGCTCCGTCGGCACCGTCCGCCAGGCGCCCGGCGCCGGGCACAAGCGGATCAGGTCCGGCCTCGACTGA